Proteins from one Oscillatoria nigro-viridis PCC 7112 genomic window:
- a CDS encoding PD-(D/E)XK nuclease family protein, whose protein sequence is MLVALFSRLLNLNTGSIPLEDFFTELVAYLFSTDKEILYSWLKNLNLLDINIYLDAYVSTQREFEPLDDHRLASRPDILIELVDAKSRSIIFIESKIGSQEGYEQLSRYAEILHGISGFQHKFLLYITRDFDPKDQADILKNISQSTVQFRQLRWHQFYRFLKSQADTMLVKEIVTFMDEYRMAHNNQFSSIDVIALANFTKSLKLMEETMWGEVSQRFEKVLGAIKQKSTALTQIQWHGRYLMTASMPSGRWWCGLGFILKTSHLTDYPIVRLVLEVDPNSPRRAEIIETMKDICEQYGWRGYNLDSSKDWAGIVRDKSLQDFLSEEDHVVAVKRFFLQALDELEKIKDQYSKLPWVAIQGNGESSDDTLPAT, encoded by the coding sequence AGGCAGTATTCCGCTAGAAGATTTCTTCACTGAGTTGGTCGCCTACCTCTTCAGTACAGACAAGGAAATTCTCTATTCTTGGCTTAAGAATTTAAACTTATTGGATATAAATATTTATTTGGATGCCTATGTTTCAACACAGAGGGAGTTTGAGCCTCTTGATGATCATCGTTTAGCTAGCCGCCCAGATATCTTAATTGAGCTAGTAGATGCTAAAAGTCGTAGCATCATCTTTATCGAAAGTAAGATTGGCTCTCAGGAAGGCTACGAGCAGCTTTCAAGGTATGCCGAGATTTTGCATGGAATTTCAGGGTTCCAGCACAAATTTCTTTTGTACATTACTCGTGATTTTGATCCAAAAGATCAAGCAGATATTTTGAAGAATATTTCTCAATCTACCGTTCAGTTCAGGCAATTGAGGTGGCATCAGTTCTATCGATTTTTGAAATCTCAGGCAGATACAATGCTTGTTAAAGAAATTGTGACATTTATGGATGAGTATCGCATGGCACATAACAATCAGTTCTCTTCTATTGACGTGATTGCGTTAGCAAATTTCACAAAATCACTAAAACTTATGGAAGAGACAATGTGGGGAGAAGTCAGTCAGCGCTTTGAGAAAGTTCTGGGAGCAATTAAGCAAAAGTCTACAGCTCTTACCCAGATTCAATGGCATGGGCGGTATTTAATGACTGCCTCAATGCCAAGTGGAAGATGGTGGTGTGGTCTAGGCTTTATTCTAAAGACATCACATTTAACTGATTACCCAATAGTACGTCTCGTACTTGAAGTAGATCCTAATTCACCGCGTCGAGCAGAAATTATTGAAACGATGAAAGATATTTGCGAACAGTACGGTTGGAGGGGTTATAACTTAGATAGCTCAAAAGACTGGGCAGGAATAGTTCGAGACAAAAGTTTACAGGATTTTCTTTCTGAAGAAGACCATGTGGTGGCTGTCAAAAGATTTTTCCTGCAAGCACTAGATGAGTTAGAAAAGATCAAAGATCAGTATTCAAAACTTCCTTGGGTAGCAATTCAAGGCAATGGAGAAAGCTCTGATGATACGTTGCCAGCTACCTAA
- a CDS encoding aspartyl protease family protein, whose product MPGSIEFPFSDNEALPTIPITLIHAGFSVSANALLDTGSAVNLLPYDIGLQLGAIWEEQTVRLPLAGNLATVEARGVFVDVQIGNLEPVRLAFAWAQASQVPLILGQTNFFREFDVCFVRSRCTIEIIRF is encoded by the coding sequence ATGCCTGGTTCGATCGAGTTTCCCTTTTCTGACAATGAAGCATTACCCACCATTCCCATCACTCTGATTCATGCAGGCTTTTCTGTCTCGGCGAATGCACTGCTAGATACTGGGTCTGCGGTCAATCTATTACCTTATGACATTGGTCTGCAATTGGGTGCAATTTGGGAGGAACAAACTGTCCGCTTGCCATTGGCTGGAAATCTGGCAACGGTTGAGGCGCGGGGTGTATTTGTAGATGTTCAAATTGGGAATCTGGAACCCGTTCGCCTAGCATTTGCTTGGGCACAAGCCTCTCAGGTTCCATTAATTCTCGGGCAAACCAACTTCTTTCGAGAATTTGATGTTTGTTTTGTGCGATCGCGATGCACGATCGAAATTATTCGCTTCTAA
- a CDS encoding NAD(+) kinase: MPKAGIIYNDVKPVACRIAAELQDKLTARGWEVCSVSGSGGILGYSSPDRPLCHNPIEQLVPPGFDSDMEFAVVLGGDGTVLSAFRQVAPIGVPLLTVNTGHMGFLTETYLNLLPQALEKVIAGEYEIEERSMLAVRLFRENDCLWEALCLNEMVLHREPLTCMCHFEVAIGQHASVDIAADGVIIATPTGSTAYALSAGGPVIIPGVPVLQLLPICPHSMASRALVFSNTEPVKILPASPNRLVMVVDGNGGCYVLPEDWVQVERAQYPARFIRLQSFEFFHILREKLGWGLPHIAKPSSVELP; encoded by the coding sequence GTGCCGAAAGCTGGGATTATATACAACGACGTTAAACCTGTGGCTTGTCGTATCGCCGCAGAGTTGCAAGACAAGCTGACTGCCCGCGGCTGGGAGGTTTGCTCGGTTTCTGGTTCTGGAGGAATTCTGGGCTATTCTAGCCCCGATCGCCCCCTGTGCCACAACCCGATCGAACAACTCGTCCCCCCCGGTTTTGACAGCGACATGGAGTTTGCAGTGGTTTTGGGCGGCGACGGTACGGTGCTGTCGGCATTTCGCCAAGTTGCTCCCATCGGAGTGCCGCTGCTGACTGTCAATACCGGTCACATGGGCTTTTTAACAGAAACTTACCTGAACTTGCTGCCGCAAGCTTTGGAAAAGGTAATCGCCGGAGAATACGAAATCGAAGAAAGATCGATGCTGGCCGTGCGGCTGTTTCGAGAAAACGACTGCCTCTGGGAAGCCCTTTGTCTCAATGAAATGGTGCTGCACCGGGAACCGCTGACTTGTATGTGTCATTTTGAAGTGGCGATCGGCCAGCACGCCTCTGTTGACATTGCCGCAGATGGAGTCATCATCGCAACTCCCACAGGATCGACAGCTTATGCCCTTTCTGCCGGTGGGCCTGTGATCATTCCCGGAGTGCCGGTGCTGCAGTTGCTGCCTATTTGCCCGCATTCAATGGCTTCGCGGGCTTTGGTGTTTTCCAACACCGAGCCGGTCAAGATTTTGCCGGCGAGTCCGAACCGCCTGGTAATGGTCGTAGACGGTAACGGCGGATGTTATGTTCTGCCCGAAGATTGGGTGCAAGTCGAGCGAGCTCAGTACCCAGCCCGCTTTATTCGCTTGCAATCTTTTGAGTTTTTCCACATTTTGCGGGAAAAATTGGGCTGGGGTTTGCCTCACATTGCTAAACCGAGTTCGGTTGAGTTGCCTTGA
- a CDS encoding SDR family oxidoreductase: MTLLILGATGTLGRQIARRALDEGYQVRCLVRSYRKAAFLKEWGAELVPGNLCQPDSLPPALEGVSAIIDAATASAGDSVSIKRVDWDGKVSLIQAAAAAGIKRYIFFSFLDAEKYPQVPLLEIKRCTELFLAESGLDYTILRPCGFLQGLLSLYAMPILDNQAVWLPNKPSALAYMNTQDVAKFAVRALSVPETEKKSFPVVGNRAWDAEEIVRLCERLSGKQAKITRTPDALLKATRQFAKFFQWSWNVADRLAFSEVLAAGKPLKAPMDDVYSVFGLDPKETTTLESYLEEYFNLIMKKLKEIEYEQLKTKKRSKQKMPFTF; encoded by the coding sequence ATGACTTTATTGATTTTAGGTGCCACCGGCACTCTCGGCCGCCAAATAGCCCGCCGCGCCCTAGACGAGGGCTACCAGGTGCGCTGTTTAGTCAGAAGTTACAGAAAAGCTGCATTTTTGAAAGAATGGGGCGCTGAACTCGTACCGGGGAACCTTTGCCAGCCAGACAGTTTGCCTCCGGCCCTAGAAGGCGTCAGTGCTATTATCGATGCAGCAACAGCCAGTGCCGGCGATTCTGTCAGCATCAAAAGAGTAGACTGGGACGGAAAAGTATCGCTGATCCAAGCAGCAGCAGCAGCAGGCATCAAGCGTTACATATTCTTTTCCTTTCTCGACGCGGAGAAATATCCCCAAGTCCCCTTGTTGGAAATTAAGCGCTGTACCGAACTGTTCTTAGCAGAATCCGGTCTAGACTACACAATCTTGAGACCTTGCGGCTTTTTGCAAGGACTGCTGAGCCTGTATGCAATGCCGATTTTGGACAATCAGGCAGTCTGGCTGCCCAACAAGCCATCCGCCCTTGCCTACATGAACACTCAGGACGTTGCTAAATTTGCCGTCCGGGCCCTTTCAGTTCCTGAAACCGAGAAAAAAAGCTTTCCGGTGGTGGGAAATCGCGCTTGGGATGCTGAAGAAATCGTGCGCTTGTGCGAACGGCTGTCAGGGAAGCAAGCCAAAATTACGCGCACCCCAGACGCCTTGTTGAAGGCTACTCGTCAATTTGCTAAGTTTTTTCAGTGGAGTTGGAACGTAGCTGACAGATTGGCTTTTTCAGAAGTTTTGGCAGCCGGAAAACCCTTGAAAGCTCCGATGGATGATGTTTACAGTGTCTTCGGACTCGACCCCAAAGAAACTACTACTTTGGAGTCTTATCTCGAAGAATACTTTAATCTGATTATGAAGAAGCTCAAGGAAATAGAGTACGAGCAGCTTAAAACTAAAAAACGGAGTAAACAAAAAATGCCCTTTACATTTTAA
- the petM gene encoding cytochrome b6-f complex subunit PetM, producing the protein MRSPNGTYQIMNPEIFNAAFLSFSLIFVGIGGGFLLLKLQGREE; encoded by the coding sequence ATGCGATCGCCCAATGGGACTTATCAAATCATGAATCCTGAAATTTTCAATGCAGCCTTTTTGTCCTTTTCCCTAATTTTCGTGGGTATAGGTGGAGGCTTCCTCCTGCTCAAATTGCAAGGCCGCGAAGAATAA
- the pdxA gene encoding 4-hydroxythreonine-4-phosphate dehydrogenase PdxA, with protein sequence MLKFQCRNSCILLEKTALSLDRESKLAVTLGDPAGIGPEVILKALAEPAAGLRITVIGSRRVLQETYDRLRSSNPAAQAANPETLNIIDIEPDSKWGEIVPGVGSAASGAASFAYMESAIGRTLAGEFSAIVTAPISKTCWQAAGYNYPGQTELLAERAKSQRFGMLFAATSPHSGWTLVTLLATTHISLRQVPDALTPELLSEKLELLVECLREDFGLERPKIAISGLNPHSGENGKLGNEEQDWMIPWLETQRDRFPQVQLDGPVPPDTLWVKPAKVWYGLAKEAHDGYLAMYHDQGLIPVKLMAFDRAVNTTIGLPFVRTSPDHGTAFDIVGQGLADASSMKAALQLAAQLASRRTAVKIGR encoded by the coding sequence ATGCTAAAATTTCAGTGCCGAAATTCCTGTATTTTGTTGGAGAAAACTGCCTTGAGTCTCGATCGGGAATCAAAACTAGCTGTAACTCTGGGAGATCCGGCGGGAATTGGCCCGGAAGTGATTCTCAAGGCATTGGCAGAGCCCGCTGCTGGTTTGAGGATAACGGTTATAGGTTCTAGGAGAGTTTTGCAGGAAACTTACGATCGGTTGCGATCGAGCAATCCCGCAGCACAAGCGGCAAATCCCGAAACATTAAATATTATTGATATCGAACCAGACAGCAAGTGGGGCGAAATAGTCCCCGGTGTCGGTAGTGCGGCTAGCGGGGCTGCTAGCTTTGCTTACATGGAAAGCGCGATCGGCCGTACCCTCGCCGGCGAATTCTCCGCCATCGTGACAGCCCCGATTTCCAAAACTTGCTGGCAGGCGGCCGGTTACAATTATCCCGGACAAACAGAACTCCTCGCAGAAAGGGCAAAATCGCAGCGATTCGGAATGCTGTTTGCCGCCACATCTCCCCACAGTGGCTGGACGCTGGTAACTTTACTCGCTACCACACATATTTCCCTCCGTCAAGTCCCCGATGCTTTGACTCCAGAATTGCTGAGCGAAAAACTAGAATTGCTGGTAGAGTGTTTGCGGGAAGATTTTGGGCTGGAAAGACCGAAAATTGCGATTTCTGGCTTAAATCCTCACAGCGGCGAAAATGGCAAACTGGGAAATGAAGAGCAAGACTGGATGATACCTTGGTTGGAAACGCAGCGCGATCGCTTTCCTCAAGTGCAGTTAGACGGGCCAGTCCCGCCCGATACCCTGTGGGTAAAACCGGCTAAAGTTTGGTACGGTTTAGCCAAGGAAGCTCACGACGGTTACTTGGCAATGTACCACGACCAGGGGTTGATTCCAGTAAAATTGATGGCTTTCGATCGAGCAGTCAACACTACAATTGGCTTGCCTTTTGTCCGCACATCTCCGGATCACGGCACAGCTTTTGATATTGTAGGTCAAGGGCTTGCGGATGCCTCCAGCATGAAGGCAGCATTGCAGTTGGCGGCTCAGTTGGCTAGTCGCAGAACAGCAGTTAAAATAGGGCGATAG